A window of the Blastopirellula sediminis genome harbors these coding sequences:
- a CDS encoding DUF1553 domain-containing protein — translation MRAIPPFLIALLLSPLLIGRPANVQAAEPDAEGIRFFETKIRPVLVAHCYECHSAKSETLRAGLLVDSNHGLLTGGDSGASIVPGKPDESLLLETLRYDPLSYQMPPNGKLSDAVIADFEKWIKMGAPDPRNDAPDTPVKQPFDIDSRRSFWSFVPPTAQPAPEVEQQAWPRQKIDAFVLAALEKAGLHPAAEADRRTLIRRVYFDLIGLPPTYDEIEQFAADPDPAAYEKLVDRLLASPHYGERWARRWLDVVRYGEDNVNMGPNNGPYPDAYRYRDWVVKAMNDDVPLDQFLRRQLATDFLEETGRDDLPALGLIGLSPENHKELKLKVATLEGIYADEWEDRVDVVSRGLMGLTVACARCHDHKYDPISSRDYYALAGVFASVRQTTQPIISDEEIAKTQPARDEIAALEKSVKENDDKIKSLKKDAPKSPEIGELETKNKQAKAKITEIRAATPGIDIPTAAAITDEQVRIEPLTEDEQQIVYYANKPRDLPVFIRGNLASPGEIEPRRFLEVLSDGEPAPFANGSGRLELAAAIADSNNPLTARVFVNRVWMYHFGEGLVDTPSNFGATGSRPTHPELLDDLAVRFMEQGWSTKKLHRELLLSATYRQSSQPADPEKSNLHDPGNRLLSRFRRQRLDAEAYHDALLVAGGNLNRTLGGPSGDIDKPDFDRRAIYAKISRKSLSQFLQVYDFPDPTIHSERRAETTTALQQLFVMNSPFAQQQARHLAERASGETLVEKIQDVHRLLLGREPTPEEIALGEAYVSESSQVDREKPETWEPPSFAGSRARAEIPSLGDIYSVELWFRNTMPHEERPIAGYFFSRGVETSVPSGGDHLGIMGRHQKDSSGRLIYYNGDRLKTALLGRTTLETNRWYHLVFTRQGSEVRLYLNGNADPEVSGVAEVDFPLKESSLFLGGRNDRFANFQGQLGSVAVYDRALAPKEIAEHYQRSENVGDRVQFAQHAAAMLKGNPVALWPFYEFEKFPQQIKSASGDKYAANYEGEGAADAEATRWVLYCHALFCSNELMFVD, via the coding sequence ATGCGAGCCATCCCACCCTTCCTTATCGCACTTCTCTTGTCGCCGCTATTGATCGGGCGACCAGCGAATGTGCAGGCCGCAGAGCCCGACGCCGAAGGAATTCGCTTCTTCGAAACGAAGATTCGCCCGGTGCTCGTTGCGCATTGCTATGAGTGCCATTCGGCCAAGTCAGAAACGCTGCGCGCGGGGCTGTTGGTCGACTCGAATCATGGACTGCTAACAGGAGGCGATTCGGGAGCGTCGATCGTCCCAGGGAAACCGGACGAGAGCTTGTTGCTAGAGACCCTGCGCTACGATCCGCTCAGCTACCAGATGCCTCCCAACGGGAAGCTGTCCGACGCGGTGATCGCCGACTTTGAGAAGTGGATCAAGATGGGGGCGCCTGATCCACGCAATGATGCGCCGGACACTCCGGTCAAACAACCGTTTGATATCGATTCGCGGCGTTCTTTCTGGTCGTTCGTACCCCCAACAGCGCAGCCAGCGCCGGAGGTAGAACAGCAGGCTTGGCCTCGGCAGAAGATCGACGCGTTTGTGTTGGCGGCTCTCGAAAAAGCGGGGCTTCACCCAGCGGCCGAAGCGGATCGCCGAACGCTGATTCGCCGCGTCTACTTCGACCTGATCGGTTTGCCCCCTACTTACGACGAGATTGAACAGTTCGCCGCCGATCCTGATCCGGCCGCTTACGAAAAACTGGTCGATCGGCTGCTCGCTTCGCCCCATTATGGCGAACGCTGGGCGCGGCGGTGGCTCGACGTCGTTCGCTACGGCGAAGACAACGTCAACATGGGCCCGAACAATGGTCCCTATCCAGACGCCTATCGCTACCGCGACTGGGTCGTGAAAGCGATGAACGACGACGTGCCGTTAGACCAATTCCTTCGTCGCCAACTTGCCACCGACTTTCTGGAAGAGACAGGCCGAGACGATTTGCCTGCTTTGGGGCTGATTGGTTTGTCGCCGGAGAATCACAAGGAGCTGAAGCTCAAGGTTGCGACGCTTGAAGGGATTTACGCCGACGAGTGGGAAGATCGCGTCGACGTGGTCAGCCGCGGCCTAATGGGACTGACGGTCGCGTGCGCCCGTTGCCATGATCACAAGTACGACCCGATCTCCTCGCGCGACTATTACGCATTGGCGGGAGTCTTTGCGTCGGTGCGACAGACGACCCAGCCGATCATTTCTGACGAAGAAATCGCCAAGACGCAGCCCGCACGAGACGAGATCGCCGCGTTAGAAAAGAGCGTCAAAGAGAATGACGACAAGATTAAGTCGCTGAAAAAGGATGCTCCCAAGTCGCCGGAAATTGGCGAACTCGAGACGAAGAACAAACAAGCGAAAGCGAAGATCACCGAGATTCGGGCTGCGACGCCCGGCATCGATATCCCAACGGCCGCGGCCATCACCGACGAACAGGTTCGAATCGAACCCCTTACCGAAGACGAACAACAGATCGTCTACTACGCCAACAAGCCGCGTGACTTGCCGGTCTTTATTCGCGGGAACCTGGCTTCTCCCGGAGAAATTGAACCGCGGCGTTTTCTGGAAGTGTTGTCGGATGGGGAGCCGGCGCCATTTGCAAACGGAAGCGGTCGTTTGGAACTAGCCGCTGCGATCGCCGACTCGAACAACCCGCTCACGGCCCGGGTCTTCGTGAATCGGGTCTGGATGTACCATTTTGGGGAAGGACTGGTCGATACGCCAAGCAACTTTGGCGCTACCGGTTCACGCCCGACCCATCCCGAACTACTCGACGACCTGGCGGTTCGCTTCATGGAGCAAGGTTGGTCGACCAAGAAGCTGCATCGCGAGCTCTTGCTCTCGGCGACTTACCGGCAAAGTTCCCAGCCCGCCGATCCGGAGAAGTCAAATCTGCATGACCCTGGCAATCGCCTGCTGAGCCGCTTCCGCCGGCAACGTCTCGACGCCGAAGCGTATCATGACGCCCTTTTGGTCGCCGGCGGAAACTTGAATCGCACGCTGGGAGGTCCCTCCGGCGACATCGACAAGCCTGATTTTGATCGCAGGGCGATCTACGCCAAGATCTCACGGAAATCGCTGAGCCAGTTTTTGCAGGTCTATGATTTCCCCGATCCGACGATTCACTCCGAACGTCGAGCCGAAACGACGACCGCGCTTCAGCAACTCTTCGTGATGAACTCTCCCTTTGCGCAGCAGCAAGCGCGCCACCTGGCCGAACGCGCATCTGGAGAGACGCTGGTCGAAAAGATTCAGGACGTTCATCGCTTGTTGCTGGGACGCGAACCGACGCCGGAAGAAATTGCGCTCGGAGAAGCGTACGTCAGCGAGTCGTCCCAAGTCGACCGGGAAAAGCCGGAGACGTGGGAGCCTCCCTCCTTTGCAGGTTCTCGGGCACGCGCCGAGATTCCGTCGCTAGGGGACATCTACTCGGTGGAACTCTGGTTCCGCAACACGATGCCGCACGAAGAACGTCCGATCGCCGGCTACTTCTTTTCGCGTGGGGTAGAGACGTCGGTTCCGTCCGGGGGCGATCATCTGGGTATCATGGGCCGCCATCAGAAGGATTCTTCCGGGCGATTGATCTACTACAACGGCGACCGCTTGAAGACGGCGCTGTTGGGGCGAACGACGCTGGAAACGAACCGCTGGTATCACCTGGTCTTTACGCGGCAAGGTTCGGAGGTGCGGCTCTATTTGAACGGCAACGCCGATCCGGAGGTGAGCGGCGTCGCCGAGGTCGATTTCCCGCTGAAGGAAAGCAGTTTGTTCCTGGGAGGCCGAAACGATCGATTCGCCAACTTCCAAGGACAACTCGGCAGCGTCGCCGTTTACGACCGGGCTCTTGCGCCGAAAGAAATTGCAGAGCACTATCAACGCTCAGAGAACGTCGGAGACCGCGTGCAGTTCGCCCAACATGCGGCGGCGATGCTAAAGGGAAATCCCGTCGCGCTCTGGCCCTTCTATGAGTTCGAGAAGTTTCCGCAGCAGATCAAGAGCGCCAGCGGGGATAAGTATGCCGCGAACTACGAAGGGGAAGGGGCCGCCGATGCGGAAGCGACGCGGTGGGTGCTGTATTGTCACGCTCTTTTCTGCAGCAACGAATTGATGTTCGTCGACTAG
- a CDS encoding DUF1501 domain-containing protein, with protein MSSPLLSRRSMLQTVGGGFGMLGLSSLLAESGVAYAANSQTLPHFPPKAKRVIYLFMSGGPSQIDTFDPKPGLAKYEGQRPEGVDIRTERKTNGLAASPVKFTPAGESGIPFSEFLPKLSKHADEMAIVRSMHTDFPNHAPALCMMNLGTLTPTRPSLGSWLTYGLGSENRDLPGYLTLCPGNPVVGPKLWGNAFLPGKFQGTYIDTTRTTPDAMIPHLRNSTISASEQKRQLELMSAINHQHLASRGDDRNLETRINAMELAYRMQFEAMEAFDVTKEPQSVREAYGSSSFAQSCLLARRLTEHGVRMVQIYYGNGQPWDTHSNHHNQNEKLCRDIDQPIAQLLTDLKQRGLLDETLVVWGGEFGRTPTLEGGSGRDHNPYGFTMWLAGGGIKGGTIHGATDEFGFRAVHDKVHVHDLHATILHLMGINHEKLTYRYSGRDFRLTDVHGRVVTNIVA; from the coding sequence ATGTCGTCCCCGCTCCTCTCGCGGCGATCAATGTTGCAGACGGTCGGCGGCGGGTTTGGCATGCTGGGGCTCTCCAGTTTGCTCGCCGAAAGCGGCGTCGCTTATGCCGCCAATTCGCAGACGCTCCCCCATTTCCCTCCCAAGGCGAAACGGGTGATTTATCTGTTCATGAGCGGTGGGCCGTCGCAGATCGACACGTTCGATCCAAAGCCGGGGCTCGCCAAGTACGAAGGGCAGCGTCCGGAGGGAGTCGATATTCGGACCGAGCGGAAGACGAACGGTCTGGCCGCTTCGCCCGTGAAGTTCACCCCGGCGGGAGAGTCAGGCATTCCTTTTTCAGAGTTCCTGCCGAAGTTGTCGAAACATGCCGACGAGATGGCGATCGTCCGTTCGATGCACACCGACTTTCCGAATCATGCCCCCGCGCTTTGCATGATGAACCTGGGAACGTTAACGCCGACGCGTCCCAGCCTTGGATCGTGGCTCACCTATGGTCTGGGATCGGAGAATCGCGACTTGCCAGGCTATTTGACGCTCTGCCCTGGCAATCCGGTGGTCGGGCCGAAGCTGTGGGGGAACGCGTTCTTGCCAGGCAAGTTTCAAGGGACCTACATCGATACGACGCGCACGACGCCGGACGCGATGATTCCGCATCTGCGCAACAGCACGATCTCGGCCAGCGAACAGAAACGCCAGCTGGAGCTAATGTCGGCGATCAATCACCAACATTTGGCCAGCCGCGGCGACGATCGCAATCTGGAAACCCGGATCAATGCGATGGAATTGGCCTACCGGATGCAATTCGAAGCGATGGAGGCGTTCGACGTAACCAAAGAGCCGCAAAGCGTTCGCGAAGCGTACGGCTCCAGCTCATTCGCGCAGTCCTGTTTGCTGGCGCGGCGCCTGACGGAGCATGGGGTTCGGATGGTGCAGATCTACTACGGCAACGGCCAACCGTGGGACACCCACTCCAATCATCACAACCAAAACGAAAAGCTCTGCCGTGATATCGATCAGCCGATCGCGCAACTGTTGACCGACCTCAAGCAGCGCGGCCTACTCGACGAAACTCTCGTCGTATGGGGTGGCGAGTTTGGACGAACGCCGACCTTGGAAGGAGGAAGCGGCCGCGATCACAATCCGTACGGCTTTACGATGTGGCTGGCCGGCGGCGGCATTAAAGGAGGAACGATCCATGGCGCGACTGACGAATTTGGCTTCCGCGCCGTGCACGACAAGGTGCACGTCCATGATCTGCACGCAACGATCCTCCACTTGATGGGAATCAATCACGAGAAGCTGACCTATCGCTACTCGGGGCGAGATTTCCGCCTGACCGACGTCCATGGACGCGTGGTGACGAACATCGTCGCGTAG
- a CDS encoding mandelate racemase/muconate lactonizing enzyme family protein, protein MPGLLLLRIHTDEGIVGCGETYYAPEAVAALVHDWMHHYLLGKDPLEIEKHWRFLYERTTNFGSRGAELRAISAIDLALWDIFGQATNLPVWQLLGGCVQESIKTYNSCGGPSYGAKTDAQASHIWPGHGPIGNPGPLNDYWSIIHRPVELAEELREAGYGALKTWSLDFAAHKPNGPIYVSDADVERGLEPFRAIREALGNSIELILDGHGFFQLPVALRIAAKLRQYDILWAEDLIRVDSIDTVADFRQKAGIPVAVSEMFSGPDDFRLTLEKRAADYVMIDPTWVGGITQTKNLTRLAQLYNVPVVMHDCTGPLTLLSGVQVAAASGNVAWQESVRAHIGMLYPKLIDTEVSIVQGMIPIPRRAGIGAAWLPELFQGEAGKYRATAL, encoded by the coding sequence ATGCCGGGATTGCTGCTGCTTCGCATTCATACCGACGAAGGGATCGTCGGCTGCGGCGAAACCTACTACGCCCCGGAAGCGGTCGCGGCGCTGGTGCATGATTGGATGCATCATTACCTGCTCGGGAAAGACCCGCTCGAGATCGAAAAGCATTGGCGGTTTCTGTACGAACGGACGACCAACTTCGGTTCGCGCGGCGCTGAGTTACGCGCCATTTCCGCGATCGACTTGGCGCTATGGGATATCTTTGGCCAGGCGACGAATCTGCCGGTTTGGCAACTGTTGGGGGGCTGCGTACAAGAGTCGATCAAAACGTATAACAGCTGCGGCGGCCCGTCGTACGGCGCCAAGACCGATGCGCAGGCGAGCCACATCTGGCCAGGGCATGGACCGATTGGGAACCCTGGTCCGCTGAACGATTACTGGTCGATCATTCACCGGCCGGTCGAACTGGCGGAGGAACTGCGGGAAGCTGGGTATGGCGCGCTGAAGACCTGGTCGCTCGACTTCGCAGCGCATAAGCCGAACGGTCCAATCTACGTTTCGGACGCCGACGTCGAGCGCGGGCTCGAGCCATTTCGGGCGATTCGCGAAGCGCTGGGGAATTCGATCGAACTGATCCTCGATGGACATGGATTCTTCCAGTTGCCGGTCGCCCTCCGAATCGCCGCTAAGCTGCGTCAATACGACATCTTGTGGGCGGAAGACCTGATTCGCGTCGACTCGATCGATACGGTCGCTGATTTCCGCCAGAAGGCAGGCATCCCGGTCGCGGTGAGCGAAATGTTCTCGGGGCCGGATGACTTTCGTTTGACGTTGGAAAAGCGAGCGGCCGATTACGTGATGATCGATCCGACCTGGGTCGGCGGAATAACGCAGACCAAAAACCTCACGCGGCTGGCACAGCTTTATAACGTTCCGGTCGTCATGCATGACTGTACTGGACCGCTGACGTTGCTCTCAGGCGTTCAAGTTGCGGCCGCATCGGGAAACGTCGCCTGGCAAGAAAGCGTGCGAGCGCATATCGGGATGCTCTATCCGAAGCTGATCGATACCGAAGTTTCGATCGTACAAGGCATGATTCCGATTCCCCGCCGAGCGGGGATCGGCGCCGCTTGGCTGCCGGAGTTGTTCCAAGGGGAAGCGGGCAAATATCGGGCTACGGCGTTATAA
- a CDS encoding peptide MFS transporter has translation MDKLATPPIPVEGQLWGHPKGLYVLFLTEMWERFSFYGMRALLVFYLTKHFLFGDHAALGLYGAYVALGYATPVIGGLIADRYLGQRVSVTLGAILMCLGHFGMAFEGSGAEVVAQADGTTTVLRDGFGLQTFYLSLGLLIVGIGFLKPNIATIVSRLYPDEDPRRASAYTLFQMGIMLGAALSAAVCGYLGETYGWSFGFGAAGIGMLVGLLVFLGGGKHLYGVAEPPAAYKSKVAGPLTTGHIVFLGAIAAVVLFWLLVQQTAVVGYLLAAFSAVVVIYILVLSFFYCSPIERDRMLVLLAFQLAMTFFATLFEQAGGSLNLFADRNVDRALWGFEVRASQLQSVMPATIVLLAPFFAWLWPALARVGRDPRSPVKYGLTMVFMGLGFGLLAWATSAFTVQGQISVAWLVAAYVLFGVADLLIVSVSYSTVTSLSLPRIVGMMMGTSMLAISAANFLAAKVATMVALPDKKAAVSAIPVEETLSAYHQLFFGLAVAAALCAMLLFLTTPLLSRRMHGVH, from the coding sequence ATGGATAAGCTCGCGACGCCGCCGATACCTGTGGAAGGCCAACTATGGGGTCATCCGAAGGGACTGTACGTGCTGTTCCTGACGGAGATGTGGGAACGTTTCAGCTTCTATGGCATGCGGGCGCTGCTCGTCTTCTATCTGACGAAGCATTTTCTATTTGGTGATCATGCGGCCCTTGGCTTGTATGGGGCTTACGTCGCACTTGGATACGCGACGCCGGTAATTGGCGGTTTGATCGCTGACCGATACTTGGGACAACGGGTTTCGGTCACCTTGGGTGCGATCCTGATGTGCTTGGGACATTTTGGGATGGCCTTTGAGGGAAGCGGCGCTGAGGTAGTCGCCCAAGCCGACGGTACGACGACGGTTCTGCGAGACGGCTTTGGGTTACAGACGTTCTATCTTTCGCTGGGCCTGTTGATCGTCGGCATTGGTTTCCTGAAACCGAACATCGCAACGATCGTCAGCCGGCTCTATCCCGACGAAGATCCGCGGAGAGCTTCAGCGTATACCTTGTTTCAAATGGGAATCATGCTGGGCGCCGCCCTTTCGGCCGCCGTCTGCGGATACCTGGGAGAGACCTACGGGTGGTCGTTTGGTTTTGGAGCCGCCGGGATCGGGATGTTGGTTGGGCTGCTCGTGTTTCTGGGAGGAGGGAAACATCTCTACGGTGTGGCCGAACCGCCAGCCGCCTATAAATCGAAAGTCGCCGGGCCGCTGACGACCGGGCATATCGTCTTTTTGGGGGCGATCGCGGCGGTTGTGCTGTTCTGGCTGCTTGTCCAGCAAACGGCGGTCGTCGGCTATTTGCTGGCAGCTTTCTCGGCGGTCGTTGTAATCTACATCCTTGTCCTCTCGTTCTTCTATTGCAGCCCGATCGAGCGGGATCGGATGTTGGTGCTGTTGGCGTTTCAGCTGGCGATGACCTTCTTTGCTACGTTGTTTGAACAAGCAGGGGGCTCGCTAAACTTGTTCGCCGACCGTAACGTCGATCGGGCGCTCTGGGGCTTTGAGGTTCGCGCTTCGCAATTGCAAAGCGTCATGCCGGCGACAATCGTGCTGTTGGCGCCATTTTTCGCGTGGCTCTGGCCGGCGCTGGCGCGAGTTGGCCGCGATCCTCGTTCTCCGGTGAAGTATGGACTGACGATGGTCTTCATGGGGCTCGGCTTTGGCCTGTTGGCTTGGGCGACTTCGGCGTTCACCGTCCAGGGACAGATTAGCGTCGCATGGCTAGTAGCCGCTTACGTATTGTTTGGCGTCGCCGACCTGTTGATCGTTTCGGTCAGCTATTCGACCGTAACTTCCCTCTCGCTCCCCCGAATCGTCGGCATGATGATGGGCACGTCGATGCTGGCGATCTCGGCCGCGAACTTTCTCGCGGCCAAGGTGGCGACGATGGTAGCGCTGCCAGACAAGAAGGCGGCGGTCAGCGCGATCCCGGTCGAAGAAACCTTGTCGGCGTACCATCAGTTGTTTTTCGGCCTGGCGGTCGCCGCCGCGCTTTGTGCGATGCTCCTATTTCTGACGACCCCGCTATTGTCACGACGCATGCACGGCGTTCATTAG
- a CDS encoding PSD1 and planctomycete cytochrome C domain-containing protein, whose amino-acid sequence MSSSAVFAEDGAVDYQKQIKPLLKARCYACHGALKQEGSLRLDTAVLLKQGGDSGAVIALGDAADTSELIQRISTEDLSLRMPPDHEGEPFHPHEIDLFRKWIAAGAPAPEDERPEADVKDHWSFRAVKRPELPPLKNSDWVRNPIDVWVAASLEENGLTPVEEASRIVLLRRLYLDLIGVPPTAEEIAAAEADMSPDWYEKVVDRLLADPRYGERWARHWMDVWRYSDWWGLGDGLRNSQRHMWHWRDWIVESLNEDESYDEMVRLMLAADELAPNDPEKLRASGYLARNYFIFNRDKWMDEVVTHVGKGFLGLTLNCAKCHDHKFDPIPQEDYYRMRAFFEPYHVRVDMTAGTTSFDQDGISRAFDAVLDKPTYLFVRGDEAHPDKSREIAPGVPEIVASGELQIKPLTLPEEAWKPGLQSWVLDNYLAEAQQRFEGAQRQLERLTPSTGDSQLAAATSFEPIIETFDSLDPKRWKMEGEGWTPSAGKLEQKLDGSVRRQLTLLEQAPPDFEVELRYQLLGGSVHRSVGIDFDVPPSGGNDAATFPYVYLSGSLKDAKVQAAFQKEGTSHYPGDGRQPYSVELNRPYVLTLRVRGDLINVSVNGEHRLAWRSPLARRPGAIRLMTFDAIAEIDEFQLRALDPAAEMVGIGQASAPNGRDAFEKAQADLEFAEAELQSIQLRIAAIESQQSGESAELQNEKRLAAIRGERRLAIAAAQRDRLVAEQSLVSAKDDAKKKSQEQLNKADKSLQEKLALLGAEIGADATFTPFVGAKWYPTRFQHTGRDDPTISFAATSTGRRTALANWITNRSNPLTARVAVNHLWARHFGKPLAANTFDLGRNSPTPTHHKLIDWLAAEFMENQWSMKQLHRLIVTSATYRMTSSAAGAKENLQQDPDNHLLWRREPIRLESQAIRDTILELSGTLDVQMGGPSVPPAQQEASRRRSLYFYHSNNDRNLFLTTFDEAEVTECYRRDESVVPQQALAMTNSKLVLEAAPLIAKRIGQDSPSDDQFIEQAFAVVLGIHPSAEEMQLSRAALDEWKQLPSGSAENARERLIWILLNHNDFVTIR is encoded by the coding sequence TTGTCTTCCTCGGCGGTCTTTGCCGAGGATGGGGCGGTCGATTATCAGAAGCAGATCAAGCCGCTGCTCAAAGCCCGCTGCTATGCCTGCCATGGTGCGCTGAAACAAGAGGGAAGTCTGCGACTCGACACGGCGGTGCTGCTCAAACAAGGGGGTGATTCCGGCGCGGTCATTGCACTCGGCGATGCGGCCGATACGAGCGAATTGATCCAGCGTATCTCGACCGAAGATCTCTCGCTGCGGATGCCGCCGGACCACGAAGGGGAGCCGTTTCATCCGCATGAAATTGATCTCTTCCGCAAGTGGATCGCCGCCGGAGCTCCGGCGCCCGAGGATGAGCGCCCCGAGGCGGACGTCAAAGATCACTGGTCGTTTCGCGCCGTGAAGCGTCCGGAATTGCCGCCGCTGAAAAACTCCGACTGGGTCCGCAACCCGATCGACGTTTGGGTCGCGGCAAGCCTGGAAGAAAATGGCCTAACGCCGGTGGAGGAAGCGTCACGAATCGTCCTTCTGCGGCGGTTGTATCTCGACCTGATCGGCGTTCCTCCTACGGCGGAAGAAATCGCCGCGGCCGAGGCCGACATGTCGCCCGACTGGTACGAAAAAGTGGTCGACCGGTTGCTGGCCGATCCACGCTACGGCGAGCGTTGGGCCCGGCACTGGATGGACGTTTGGCGCTATAGCGATTGGTGGGGTCTGGGAGACGGACTCCGTAATAGCCAGCGTCACATGTGGCATTGGCGCGATTGGATCGTCGAGTCGCTCAACGAAGACGAGTCTTACGACGAAATGGTCCGGCTGATGTTGGCCGCCGACGAACTGGCGCCCAATGACCCGGAAAAACTGCGAGCGTCCGGCTATTTGGCTCGCAACTACTTCATTTTCAACCGCGACAAGTGGATGGATGAAGTGGTAACCCATGTCGGCAAGGGGTTTCTTGGCCTGACGCTGAACTGCGCCAAATGTCACGATCACAAATTCGACCCGATTCCGCAGGAAGACTACTACCGGATGCGGGCCTTTTTTGAGCCGTATCACGTCCGGGTCGACATGACGGCGGGAACGACCAGCTTCGACCAGGACGGCATCTCCCGGGCGTTTGACGCCGTCTTGGATAAGCCGACCTATCTGTTCGTTCGCGGCGATGAGGCGCACCCTGACAAGTCGCGCGAGATCGCTCCCGGCGTGCCGGAAATCGTGGCCAGCGGCGAACTGCAGATCAAGCCGCTAACGCTACCGGAAGAAGCTTGGAAACCAGGTCTGCAATCGTGGGTGCTCGACAACTATCTGGCCGAAGCGCAGCAGCGTTTCGAGGGGGCGCAACGTCAGCTGGAACGATTGACGCCATCCACCGGCGACTCGCAACTTGCCGCCGCAACTTCTTTTGAACCAATCATCGAGACGTTCGATTCGCTCGATCCCAAACGTTGGAAAATGGAAGGGGAAGGGTGGACGCCGTCGGCTGGCAAGCTAGAGCAAAAGCTCGATGGTTCCGTTCGGCGTCAATTAACGCTGCTGGAACAGGCGCCGCCAGATTTCGAGGTGGAACTGCGGTATCAGTTGTTAGGGGGCAGCGTTCATCGAAGCGTGGGAATCGACTTTGACGTCCCGCCTAGCGGCGGCAACGATGCGGCGACGTTCCCCTACGTCTATCTGAGCGGCAGCCTGAAAGATGCGAAGGTCCAAGCCGCCTTTCAAAAGGAAGGGACCTCGCATTATCCCGGCGATGGTCGACAGCCCTATTCCGTTGAACTCAATCGCCCCTACGTCCTGACGTTGCGAGTGCGCGGCGATCTGATCAACGTTTCGGTTAACGGCGAACATCGACTCGCCTGGCGATCGCCGCTCGCCCGACGTCCCGGCGCGATTCGCCTGATGACGTTCGATGCGATCGCCGAAATCGACGAGTTTCAACTGCGCGCACTCGATCCGGCCGCCGAGATGGTCGGGATTGGCCAAGCTTCCGCGCCCAATGGCCGCGACGCGTTCGAGAAGGCCCAAGCCGATCTGGAGTTCGCCGAGGCCGAACTCCAATCGATCCAACTGCGCATCGCGGCAATCGAGTCGCAGCAAAGCGGGGAGTCCGCGGAGTTGCAAAACGAAAAACGACTAGCCGCGATCCGCGGCGAACGAAGACTTGCCATCGCTGCAGCTCAGCGTGATCGCCTTGTCGCCGAACAGTCATTAGTCTCCGCCAAGGACGACGCCAAGAAGAAAAGCCAAGAGCAACTTAATAAGGCCGACAAGTCGCTACAGGAAAAGTTGGCTCTGCTCGGCGCGGAAATTGGCGCCGATGCAACCTTCACTCCCTTTGTCGGCGCCAAGTGGTATCCGACGCGGTTCCAGCATACCGGACGGGATGATCCGACAATCTCTTTCGCGGCGACCAGCACCGGACGGCGAACGGCGCTCGCCAATTGGATTACCAATCGGAGCAATCCGCTGACTGCCCGCGTTGCGGTCAATCATCTCTGGGCGCGTCATTTTGGGAAACCGTTGGCGGCGAACACCTTCGATTTGGGACGTAACAGTCCAACGCCGACGCATCACAAGCTGATCGATTGGTTGGCGGCTGAGTTCATGGAGAACCAGTGGAGCATGAAGCAGCTCCATCGCTTGATCGTAACGTCCGCCACCTATCGGATGACTTCTTCCGCAGCCGGCGCCAAGGAGAACCTGCAACAGGATCCGGACAATCATCTGTTATGGCGGCGCGAGCCGATTCGGCTCGAATCCCAGGCGATTCGCGATACAATTCTCGAACTTTCCGGCACGCTCGACGTGCAAATGGGAGGCCCTTCGGTTCCGCCGGCCCAGCAAGAAGCGTCCCGTCGCCGCAGCTTGTACTTCTATCATTCCAACAATGATCGCAACCTCTTTTTGACGACGTTTGACGAAGCGGAAGTGACCGAGTGTTACCGCCGCGACGAAAGCGTCGTCCCGCAACAGGCGCTCGCAATGACCAACAGCAAGTTGGTGCTGGAAGCGGCGCCCCTGATCGCGAAGCGAATTGGGCAAGATTCGCCCAGTGACGACCAATTCATCGAGCAGGCGTTCGCCGTCGTGCTCGGGATACATCCCAGCGCTGAAGAGATGCAACTTAGCCGCGCAGCTCTGGACGAGTGGAAGCAGTTGCCCAGCGGATCGGCCGAGAACGCCCGCGAGCGGTTGATCTGGATTCTGCTGAACCATAACGACTTCGTAACGATCCGCTAA